From Sparus aurata chromosome 9, fSpaAur1.1, whole genome shotgun sequence, a single genomic window includes:
- the LOC115588452 gene encoding glutamine amidotransferase-like class 1 domain-containing protein 3A, mitochondrial yields the protein MLTLLQHSGRSLLTFRTLQTLRPGYYSTHMGGKRVAVVLAGCGVYDGTEIHEASAVLIHLSRGGASVNMFAPNIDQMHVVNHLKGEPSEEKRNVLVESARLARGNIQDLSKLSVKDHDAVIFPGGFGAAKNLSTWAVQGKDCSVNDEVKAAMQAFHGEGKPIGLCCISPVLAAKVFPGCEVTVGIEKDDKYPETTGTADAIKQLGCKHVSKSVAESHVDEKNKLVTTSAFMCKAPMHEIFDGIGAMVKDVLKLA from the exons ATGCTCACCCTGCTGCAGCACAGCGGACGCAGTCTGCTGACTTTCAGGACCCTCCAGACACTCAGGCCCGGCTACTACTCCACACACATGGGGGGGAAGCGCGTGGCTGTGGTGCTGGCGGGCTGCGGAGTTTATGACGGCACTGAGATCCACGAGGCCTCCGCTGTTCTGATCCACCTGAGCAGAGGAGGTGCGAGT GTGAACATGTTTGCCCCCAACATCGACCAGATGCACGTGGTGAACCACCTGAAAGGCGAGCCGTCTGAGGAGAAGAGAAACGTGCTGGTGGAAAGTGCTCGACTGGCCCGTGGAAACATTCAGGATCTGTCTAAACTCAGTGTCAAAGACCACGACGCTGTTATATTCCCAG GCGGTTTTGGGGCAGCGAAGAACCTCTCTACGTGGGCAGTGCAGGGGAAGGACTGCTCTGTTAACGACGAGGTTAAGGCCGCCATGCAGGCGTTCCACGGCGAGGGTAAACCCATCGGCCTCTGCTGCATCTCACCTGTTCTGGCTGCCAAGGTGTTTCCCGGCTGTGAGGTCACTGTCGGCATCGAGAAGGACGACAA GTACCCCGAGACTACCGGCACCGCAGACGCCATCAAACAGCTGGGCTGCAAGCACGTGAGTAAGAGCGTCGCCGAGAGCCACGTGGACGAGAAGAACAAGCTGGTCACCACCTCGGCCTTCATGTGCAAGGCTCCGATGCACGAGATATTCGACGGAATCGGAGCGATGGTGAAGGACGTGCTGAAGCTCGCTTGA
- the cln5 gene encoding ceroid-lipofuscinosis neuronal protein 5 — protein sequence MTHREAALRLNLLLFLHVVAQVWSYGPQQWPVPYRRFDRRPDVDSYCEALYPFCPTGDRDGRIPYLRDSDVISVYRLQTPVWEFKYGDLMGKFHIMHDAVGFSSSETGANYTMEWYELFQLGNCTFPHLRPEQYAPFWCNQGAACFFEGIDDLHWSQNGTLEKLGEITGNQFNDMAQWVQDDNKTGIYYETWTVRSDPSPNATVWFESYDCSQFVHRTYRKLTELGAKLSSRTQTNYTKIYLFSGEPTYLGNDSAIFGQPALKNLATDIRKFYHPFRPHQSFKDFAFSLLEAYKQVVLDKSFYLYYNFEYWHLPMKPPYIQITYEEVPLP from the exons ATGACTCACAGGGAGGCTGCTCTGCGCTTAAACCTGCTCCTGTTTCTTCACGTCGTGGCTCAGGTCTGGAGTTATGGACCGCAGCAGTGGCCCGTTCCCTACAG GCGGTTCGATCGTCGCCCTGACGTGGACTCTTACTGTGAAGCTCTCTACCCGTTCTGTCCCACTGGAGACCGAGACGGACGGATTCCCTACCTGAGAGACAGCGACGTCATCTCGGTTTATCGGCTGCAAACACCAGTGTGGGAATTCAAGTATGGAGATTTGATGGGGAAATTT CACATCATGCACGACGCCGTCGGGTTCAGCAGTTCAGAGACGGGCGCCAACTACACCATGGAGTGGTATGAGCTGTTTCAGCTGGGCAACTGCACCTTCCCTCACCTCAGGCCTGAGCAGTACGCACCTTTCTGGTGCAACCAGGGGGCTGCTTGCTTCTTCGAGGGCATCGATGACTTACACTGGTCACAGAATGGCACCTTGGAGAAACTTGGAGAGATCACAG gGAACCAGTTTAATGACATGGCCCAGTGGGTCCAGGACGACAACAAGACTGGGATCTACTACGAGACGTGGACAGTCCGCTCTGACCCCAGCCCTAACGCCACAGTGTGGTTCGAGTCTTACGACTGCTCCCAGTTTGTCCACCGCACATACAGGAAGCTGACGGAGCTGGGAGCCAAACTGTCCAGCAGAACTCAAACGAACTACACCAAGATCTACCTGTTCAGCGGCGAGCCCACCTACCTGGGCAACGACAGCGCCATATTTGGACAGCCCGCCCTGAAGAATCTGGCAACGGACATCCGTAAATTTTACCACCCGTTCAGACCGCACCAGTCATTTAAAGACTTTGCCTTCAGCCTGCTGGAGGCGTACAAACAGGTGGTGCTGGACAAGAGCTTCTACCTCTACTACAACTTTGAGTACTGGCATCTGCCGATGAAGCCTCCGTACATACAGATCACATATGAAGAGGTGCCTTTGCCCTAA
- the fbxl3a gene encoding F-box/LRR-repeat protein 3 — translation MKRMKGGEEGGDSSPGNSSPEVCKKVRTQNTEDSEAGVASEFLDSDWARLPQELLLHIFQYLPLLDRAYASQVCRGWNQAFHMPELWRCFEFELNQPASSYLKATHPDLIKQIIKRHSNHLQYVSFKVDSSTESAEAACDILSQLVNCSLKTLGLISTARPSFMEVPKSHFISALTVVFVNSKSLSSLKIDDTPVDDPSLKVLVANNSDTLKLLKMSSCPHVSPAGILCVADQCHGLRELALNYHLLSDELLLALSSEKHVHLEHLRIDVVSENPGQHFHTIKKSSWDAMVRHSPKFNLVMYFFLYEDEFGPFFNDEIPVTHLYFGRSVSKEVLGRVGLHCPRLVELVVCANGLRPLDEELIRIAKHCNQLSAIGLGECEVSCSAFVEFVKMCGRRLSQLSIMEEVLIPDHKYSLDEIHWEVSKHLGRVWFPDMMPTW, via the exons ATGAAGCggatgaagggaggagaggagggaggcgaCAGCTCCCCCGGCAACAGCTCACCAGAAGTTTGCAAGAAGGTGCGGACGCAGAACACGGAGGACTCTGAGGCAGGAGTGGCCAGCGAGTTCCTAGACAGTGACTGGGCACGACTGCCTCAGGAACTCCTGCTACACATCTTCCAGTACCTTCCACTGCTGGATCGGGCTTATGCCTCTCAGGTGTGCCGCGGGTGGAACCAGGCTTTCCACATGCCAGAGCTGTGGCGGTGCTTTGAGTTTGAGCTTAACCAACCGGCCAGCTCTTACCTGAAAGCCACACATCCAGACCTCATCAAACAGATCATAAAGAGGCACTCCAACCACCTTCAGTATGTCAGCTTCAAG GTGGACAGTAGTACAGAGTCTGCAGAGGCAGCATGTGACATTCTTTCACAGTTGGTGAATTGCTCGCTGAAGACCTTGGGGCTCATCTCTACCGCCAGGCCCAGCTTCATGGAGGTTCCAAAG TCTCATTTCATCTCAGCTCTGACTGTAGTGTTCGTCAACTCCAAATCATTGTCTTCACTGAAGATTGATGACACGCCAGTGGATGATCCATCTCTGAAGGTGCTGGTGGCCAATAACAGTGACAccctgaagctgctgaagaTGAGCAGCTGCCCTCACGTCTCCCCAGCAG GGATCCTGTGTGTGGCAGACCAGTGTCACGGGCTGAGAGAGCTAGCACTGAACTACCACCTCCTGAGTGATGAACTCCTGCTGGCCCTCTCCTCTGAGAAACACGTCCACCTGGAACACCTGCGGATCGATGTGGTGAGCGAGAACCCTGGCCAGCACTTCCACACCATCAAGAAGAGCAGCTGGGATGCCATGGTGCGACACTCACCCAAATTCAACCTGGTTATGTACTTCTTCCTCTATGAGGACGAGTTTGGCCCTTTCTTTAATGACGAGATCCCCGTCACACACCTCTACTTTGGTCGCTCTGTCAGTAAGGAGGTGTTGGGCCGAGTTGGCCTCCACTGCCCTCGTCTGGTGGAGCTGGTGGTCTGTGCCAACGGCCTGCGTCCTCTGGACGAGGAGCTGATCCGCATCGCAAAGCACTGCAACCAGCTGTCAGCCATCGGCCTGGGCGAGTGCGAGGTTTCCTGTAGCGCATTTGTGGAGTTTGTCAAGATGTGTGGCCGGAGGCTCTCCCAGCTGTCCATCATGGAGGAGGTTCTGATCCCAGATCACAAATACAGCCTGGATGAGATCCACTGGGAGGTTTCAAAGCACCTGGGCCGAGTCTGGTTCCCGGACATGATGCCGACCTGGTAA